The Acidimicrobiia bacterium genome includes a window with the following:
- a CDS encoding PHB depolymerase family esterase: MSTRIPPWSRALMLLFVVAVAACSSNGVKHGASSTTTGVSPKPTQAVAAKPSPGCRASTPVAPGETRVNTTSQGAARWYIRHVPPSYDPHVPMPVVLDLHGYEEGAVVHTKMSGLGPYGDAHRFVTITPQGSGTAVALWNTDLHGADVAFIGNLLDEVDRTLCVDDNRVFVTGLSNGAFMTSAVACAYADRVAAAAPVAGIREIDGCTFARPVPVVAFHGTADPFVSYNGGLGPKALALPAPDGSGKTLGQSGAAAAQTKGPSIPEITAAWATRNGCASAPPAERAVASDVTLLTWRCPADATVELYRVTDGGHAWPGSPFSRSIAAIVGRTTFSISANDVIWQFFQQHPL, encoded by the coding sequence CGACGGGAGTGTCGCCGAAGCCAACGCAGGCCGTCGCCGCGAAGCCGTCGCCCGGCTGTCGCGCGAGCACACCCGTCGCACCGGGCGAGACCCGCGTGAACACGACCTCGCAGGGCGCGGCGCGTTGGTACATCCGCCACGTACCGCCGTCCTACGACCCGCACGTGCCGATGCCCGTCGTCCTCGACCTGCACGGCTACGAGGAAGGTGCGGTCGTCCACACGAAGATGTCCGGGCTCGGACCGTACGGCGACGCGCACAGGTTCGTCACGATCACGCCGCAGGGAAGTGGCACGGCGGTTGCGTTGTGGAACACCGACCTCCACGGCGCGGACGTCGCGTTCATCGGGAACCTGCTGGACGAGGTCGATCGCACCTTGTGTGTCGACGACAACCGCGTGTTCGTCACCGGTCTGTCGAACGGTGCGTTCATGACGTCGGCCGTCGCGTGCGCGTACGCCGACCGCGTCGCCGCGGCCGCACCCGTCGCAGGCATCCGGGAGATCGACGGATGCACCTTCGCGCGTCCGGTCCCGGTCGTCGCGTTCCACGGCACCGCCGATCCGTTCGTCTCCTACAACGGCGGTCTGGGACCGAAGGCGCTCGCGCTGCCCGCGCCCGACGGATCGGGCAAGACGCTCGGGCAGTCGGGCGCCGCGGCCGCGCAGACGAAGGGCCCGTCCATCCCCGAGATCACGGCCGCCTGGGCGACGCGCAACGGGTGCGCGAGCGCGCCGCCCGCGGAGCGCGCCGTCGCGAGCGACGTCACCCTCCTCACGTGGAGGTGCCCGGCCGACGCGACCGTCGAGCTGTACCGCGTCACCGACGGCGGGCACGCGTGGCCGGGCAGCCCGTTCTCGCGATCGATCGCCGCGATCGTCGGAAGGACGACGTTCTCGATCTCGGCGAACGACGTCATCTGGCAGTTCTTCCAGCAGCACCCGTTGTAG
- a CDS encoding molybdopterin-dependent oxidoreductase, translated as MASNESGPTPRRDFEVSLTKPSETIDVAEWAGSIPQVGGTPPHVRVGRRWINLLWSIPIAVVLVVVLVAVAKGLRNMPSVAHFVHRYPGTIAPNPHPAYLGLPSWLRWQHFFNLFFMAFIIRSGVQILADHPRLYWTRHSTPGREWLRFQKPVPPDPMWTAKQDSVKLPGQVGLPGIRHSIGLARWWHFTFDVLFLLNGAVFYALLFATPQWQRIVPTTWKVFPSAGSVALQYLSLQWPYNHGWVAYNGLQLISYFVTVFVAAPLALLTGLGQSPAVSNRLTPISHHLSSQVARSIHFLVLCWFLVFIFMHTAMVWTTGLLTNLNHITLGNDTSSWAGFGLYVVWMAIVVAAWIAATPFTLRHPRVVQRVGATVTGPVQGLFEHIDPNPRQYTEADISPHFWLNGRMPDSDEFRRLVDTRFADYRLHVYGLVAHPRDFTLDELRSMPHQEQITQHFCIQGWSGVAKWGGVPMRDLLALVEPAADARYVVFYSFGEGSDGGTYYDVHPLELMYRELSLLALEMNGEPLPVAHGAPIRLRNEVELGFKQVKWIRAIEVVAEFRHIGGGHGGYNEDHEFFGYRQAI; from the coding sequence ATGGCGTCGAACGAGTCCGGACCGACACCGCGGCGCGACTTCGAGGTGTCGCTGACGAAGCCGTCGGAGACGATCGACGTCGCGGAGTGGGCGGGATCGATCCCGCAGGTCGGTGGGACGCCGCCGCACGTCCGGGTGGGCCGGCGGTGGATCAACCTCCTCTGGTCGATCCCGATCGCGGTCGTGCTGGTCGTCGTGCTCGTCGCCGTCGCCAAGGGGTTGCGCAACATGCCGTCGGTGGCGCACTTCGTGCACCGGTATCCGGGGACGATCGCGCCGAACCCGCACCCCGCGTATCTCGGTCTGCCGTCGTGGCTGCGCTGGCAGCACTTCTTCAACCTGTTCTTCATGGCGTTCATCATCCGCTCGGGCGTGCAGATCCTCGCCGACCACCCGCGCCTCTACTGGACCCGCCACTCGACGCCCGGACGCGAGTGGCTGCGCTTCCAGAAGCCGGTCCCGCCCGATCCGATGTGGACCGCGAAGCAGGACTCCGTGAAGCTGCCGGGTCAGGTCGGGTTGCCGGGGATCCGGCACTCGATCGGTCTCGCGCGGTGGTGGCACTTCACGTTCGACGTCCTGTTCCTGCTGAACGGCGCGGTGTTCTACGCGTTGCTGTTCGCGACGCCGCAGTGGCAGCGCATCGTGCCGACGACGTGGAAGGTGTTCCCGAGCGCAGGATCCGTCGCGCTGCAGTACCTGTCGTTGCAGTGGCCGTACAACCACGGCTGGGTCGCGTACAACGGGCTCCAGCTGATCTCGTACTTCGTGACGGTCTTCGTCGCGGCACCGCTCGCCTTGCTGACTGGTCTCGGCCAGTCACCCGCGGTGTCGAACCGGTTGACCCCGATCAGTCACCACCTGAGCTCGCAGGTCGCGCGCTCGATCCACTTCCTCGTGCTGTGCTGGTTCCTGGTCTTCATCTTCATGCACACCGCGATGGTGTGGACGACCGGCCTGCTGACGAACCTCAACCACATCACGCTCGGCAACGACACGAGCAGTTGGGCGGGCTTCGGGTTGTACGTGGTGTGGATGGCGATCGTGGTCGCGGCGTGGATCGCGGCGACGCCGTTCACGTTGCGCCATCCGCGGGTCGTGCAACGCGTCGGAGCGACGGTGACGGGCCCGGTGCAGGGCCTGTTCGAGCACATCGATCCCAACCCGCGCCAGTACACGGAGGCCGACATCTCGCCCCACTTCTGGCTGAACGGGCGCATGCCCGACTCGGACGAGTTCCGGCGGCTCGTCGACACGCGCTTCGCGGACTACCGCCTGCACGTGTACGGCCTCGTCGCCCACCCGCGCGACTTCACGCTCGACGAATTGCGTTCGATGCCGCACCAGGAGCAGATCACGCAGCACTTCTGCATCCAGGGGTGGTCGGGGGTCGCGAAGTGGGGCGGCGTCCCGATGCGCGACCTGCTCGCGCTCGTCGAGCCGGCCGCCGACGCGCGCTACGTCGTCTTCTACTCGTTCGGTGAGGGGTCCGACGGTGGCACCTACTACGACGTGCACCCGCTCGAGCTGATGTACCGCGAGCTGTCGCTGCTCGCGCTCGAGATGAACGGCGAACCGCTCCCGGTCGCGCACGGCGCGCCGATCCGGTTGCGCAACGAGGTCGAGCTCGGGTTCAAGCAGGTGAAGTGGATCCGCGCGATCGAGGTCGTCGCCGAGTTCCGTCACATCGGCGGCGGTCACGGCGGCTACAACGAGGATCACGAGTTCTTCGGGTACCGCCAGGCGATCTGA
- a CDS encoding acetolactate synthase large subunit, which translates to MNGGESLVRTLVGSGVETCFMNPGTSEMHFVAALDAVPEMRGVLALFEGVATGAADGFARMAEHPAAVLLHLGPGLGNGLANLHNARKGHVPVVNVVGDHASHHKQYDAQLESDIETVAQNVSSWIRRCATAADVGRDAAEAVAAALGPPGQVATLILPADSSWSDGGSPGAPVTPAARHHVDADTIDTVAKVLRSGESVALLLGGTALSERALHAAARIAEATGAQLLAETFPTRVERGAGLPEPTRLAYLAEFASMQLEPFRHLVLVDAKAPVSFFAYPGKPSYLVPDNCEVSSLAGTTDDAERALDDLVEALGAPAVSTSAADVRRPDRPTGALTTDAIAAAIGALLPEGAIVSDEAQTSGLSNPAATADCPRHSWLCLTGGAIGQGLPVATGAAVAEPDRPVVALEADGSALYTIQSLWTQAREGLDVTTIVYDNRSYSVLNMELNRLGAAAGPRAKEMLDLHGPELDFVSIATGFGVPATRAETADHLTTQLEHALREPGPHLIDAIVPAMF; encoded by the coding sequence GTGAACGGTGGCGAATCGCTCGTGCGCACACTCGTCGGGTCCGGTGTCGAGACGTGCTTCATGAACCCGGGCACGTCCGAGATGCACTTCGTCGCGGCGCTCGACGCCGTCCCCGAGATGCGCGGCGTGCTCGCGCTCTTCGAAGGCGTCGCGACCGGCGCGGCCGACGGGTTCGCGCGCATGGCCGAGCATCCCGCCGCGGTCCTCCTGCACCTCGGGCCCGGTCTCGGCAACGGCCTCGCGAACCTGCACAACGCGCGCAAGGGCCACGTGCCCGTCGTCAACGTCGTCGGTGACCACGCGAGCCACCACAAGCAGTACGACGCCCAGCTCGAGTCCGACATCGAGACCGTCGCCCAGAACGTGTCGTCGTGGATACGACGCTGCGCGACGGCCGCCGACGTCGGCCGCGACGCCGCCGAGGCCGTCGCGGCCGCGCTCGGTCCGCCCGGTCAGGTCGCGACGCTCATCCTCCCGGCCGACTCGTCGTGGAGCGACGGCGGCTCGCCCGGTGCGCCGGTGACGCCGGCCGCGCGCCACCACGTCGACGCCGACACGATCGACACCGTCGCGAAAGTGCTGCGGAGCGGTGAATCGGTTGCGCTGCTGCTGGGCGGCACGGCGTTGAGCGAGCGCGCGCTCCACGCGGCTGCGCGCATCGCGGAGGCGACCGGCGCGCAGCTTCTGGCCGAGACATTTCCCACGCGCGTCGAGCGCGGCGCCGGACTTCCCGAGCCGACGCGGCTCGCGTACCTGGCCGAGTTCGCGTCGATGCAGCTGGAGCCGTTCCGTCACCTCGTGCTCGTCGACGCGAAGGCGCCGGTGTCGTTCTTCGCGTACCCGGGCAAGCCGAGCTACCTCGTGCCGGACAATTGCGAGGTGTCGTCCCTCGCCGGCACGACCGACGACGCGGAGCGGGCGCTCGACGATCTGGTCGAGGCCCTCGGCGCACCCGCCGTGAGCACGTCGGCTGCGGACGTCCGGCGGCCCGATCGTCCGACGGGCGCGCTGACGACCGACGCGATCGCGGCCGCCATCGGCGCCCTGCTCCCCGAGGGTGCGATCGTCTCGGACGAGGCGCAGACGTCGGGCCTGTCGAACCCCGCGGCGACCGCCGATTGCCCGCGCCACAGCTGGCTGTGCCTGACCGGCGGCGCGATCGGCCAGGGGCTCCCGGTCGCGACCGGAGCCGCGGTCGCGGAGCCCGACCGTCCCGTCGTCGCGCTCGAGGCCGACGGCAGCGCGCTGTACACGATCCAGTCGCTGTGGACCCAGGCCCGCGAAGGGCTCGACGTGACGACGATCGTCTACGACAACCGGTCGTACTCGGTCCTCAACATGGAGCTGAACCGTCTCGGTGCCGCTGCGGGACCGCGCGCGAAGGAGATGCTCGACCTCCACGGGCCGGAGCTGGACTTCGTGTCGATCGCGACGGGTTTCGGTGTGCCCGCGACGCGCGCGGAGACGGCCGACCACCTCACGACGCAGCTCGAGCACGCGCTCCGCGAGCCCGGACCGCATCTGATCGACGCGATCGTCCCCGCGATGTTCTGA
- a CDS encoding FAD-linked oxidase C-terminal domain-containing protein — protein sequence MDELAALLTDALGEDRVRTDIDVDDDVTHDETLGARPVAPVAVVEPTSAAEVARTLALCTERRVPVTARGTGSGLSGGCIPHAGGIVVSFARMNHVLDVDADTHLAVVEPGVRLDQLDAVLAPLGLAYPVYPGEYSATIGGNVATNAGGMRAVKHGVTRHHVLGLEIALATGELLRTGGRTVKTSSGYDLTQLVVGSEGTLALVTEATLKLAPRPAHAATLLAPFPTVDGVAGAVPRAITSGVSPSILEYVDMLTMAAIEREYDVDVGVPPDVKSSALAYLVARMEADDERRLEEDVQRVAELLVTLGAVDVYVLPSHAAMQLVEAREKAFWLAKANGADDIVDVAVPRAALPEFMATANEIGTAHGAWIAGCGHAGDGNVHLAVFQQDREAREQVMLELFRAGIALGGVISGEHGIGTAKKPYFLALEDPAKIALMRRIKHAFDPAGILNPGKIFDVEAAP from the coding sequence GTGGACGAGCTCGCCGCCCTGCTCACCGACGCGCTCGGCGAGGACCGCGTCCGGACTGACATCGACGTCGACGACGACGTCACGCACGACGAGACGCTCGGCGCGCGACCGGTCGCGCCGGTGGCCGTCGTGGAACCCACGTCGGCCGCCGAGGTCGCGCGCACGCTGGCGTTGTGCACCGAGCGACGCGTGCCGGTGACCGCCCGGGGCACGGGGTCGGGCTTGTCGGGTGGCTGCATCCCGCACGCCGGCGGCATCGTCGTCTCGTTCGCGCGGATGAACCACGTGCTCGACGTCGACGCGGACACGCATCTCGCCGTCGTCGAGCCGGGCGTGCGACTCGACCAGCTCGACGCCGTCCTCGCGCCGCTCGGCCTCGCGTATCCCGTCTACCCCGGCGAGTACAGCGCCACGATCGGTGGCAACGTCGCGACCAACGCGGGCGGGATGCGCGCCGTGAAGCACGGCGTCACCCGCCATCACGTCCTCGGCCTGGAGATCGCGCTCGCGACGGGTGAGCTGCTCCGGACCGGAGGCCGCACCGTCAAGACGTCGTCCGGCTACGACCTCACCCAGCTGGTCGTCGGATCGGAGGGGACGCTCGCGCTCGTCACGGAGGCGACGCTCAAGCTCGCGCCGCGCCCCGCGCACGCCGCGACCCTGCTCGCGCCGTTCCCGACCGTCGACGGCGTCGCGGGCGCGGTGCCGAGGGCCATCACGAGCGGCGTGTCGCCGTCGATCCTCGAGTACGTCGACATGCTCACGATGGCCGCGATCGAGCGGGAGTACGACGTCGACGTCGGTGTGCCGCCCGACGTGAAGTCGAGCGCGCTCGCGTACCTCGTCGCGCGCATGGAGGCCGACGACGAGCGCCGACTCGAGGAGGACGTCCAACGTGTCGCCGAGCTGCTCGTCACGCTCGGTGCCGTGGACGTCTACGTGCTGCCGTCGCACGCGGCGATGCAGCTTGTCGAGGCGCGCGAGAAGGCGTTCTGGCTCGCGAAGGCGAACGGCGCGGACGACATCGTCGACGTCGCGGTGCCTCGCGCCGCGCTGCCGGAGTTCATGGCGACGGCGAACGAGATCGGGACGGCGCACGGCGCGTGGATCGCGGGCTGCGGTCACGCGGGTGACGGCAACGTCCACCTCGCGGTCTTCCAGCAGGACCGTGAGGCCCGCGAGCAGGTGATGCTCGAGCTGTTCCGCGCGGGGATCGCGCTCGGGGGCGTGATCTCGGGCGAGCACGGGATCGGCACCGCGAAGAAGCCGTACTTCCTCGCGCTCGAGGACCCCGCCAAGATCGCGCTGATGCGACGCATCAAGCACGCGTTCGACCCGGCAGGGATCCTCAACCCGGGCAAGATCTTCGACGTGGAGGCCGCGCCGTGA
- a CDS encoding sulfotransferase, whose amino-acid sequence MTRPAPVRILDLAEPVLPDSVVAMREGVRDAAAALRFDLAQLEADAVAEAGLDDFGDDLYREPYTVLLGALEREGQLSALGRFSTYEQLKRFLKNRLLVVDYLKRHPDALDTPVARPIVIAGMPRSGTTHLHNLIAADPALRSLPYWESVEPVPPLGEQGKHFDVDPRWQRCADALAMQDVVIPHMRRMHDMYPDHVHEEIHLLAIAGSTMFFDCLAPVPSWRAWYKATDQTPFYQWTTKVLQVLQHQRGPTRWVLKSPQHLEQFRPLMTTYPDATVVVTHRDPVSITASFCTMVTYTARMSQERVDPHRFGAYWSRIIEDFLTAACRDRDVLPADQSLDVRFDEFMADDVATVRAIYDLADQPFTPEVEKLMLAFMADHPRGKWGAVTYALSDFGLDAGERRAAFRQYCERFGVRSET is encoded by the coding sequence ATGACCCGTCCGGCGCCCGTCCGCATCCTCGACCTCGCCGAACCGGTGCTGCCGGACTCGGTGGTCGCGATGCGCGAGGGCGTCCGCGACGCGGCGGCCGCGCTGCGGTTCGATCTCGCGCAGCTCGAAGCGGACGCGGTCGCCGAGGCCGGGCTCGACGACTTCGGCGACGACCTCTACCGCGAGCCGTACACGGTGCTGCTCGGCGCGCTCGAGCGTGAGGGGCAGCTGAGCGCGCTCGGCCGGTTCAGCACCTACGAGCAGCTGAAGCGGTTCCTGAAGAACCGGCTGCTCGTCGTCGACTACCTGAAGCGCCACCCGGACGCGCTCGACACGCCCGTCGCGCGACCCATCGTGATCGCGGGCATGCCGCGCTCGGGCACCACGCACCTGCACAACCTGATCGCGGCGGATCCGGCACTGCGGTCGCTGCCGTACTGGGAGAGCGTCGAACCGGTTCCGCCGCTCGGCGAGCAAGGGAAGCACTTCGACGTCGATCCGCGCTGGCAGCGCTGCGCCGACGCGCTCGCGATGCAGGACGTCGTCATCCCGCACATGCGCCGCATGCACGACATGTACCCGGACCACGTGCACGAGGAGATCCACCTGCTCGCGATCGCAGGATCGACCATGTTCTTCGACTGCCTCGCGCCGGTCCCGAGCTGGCGTGCGTGGTACAAGGCGACGGACCAGACGCCGTTCTACCAATGGACGACGAAGGTCCTCCAGGTCCTGCAGCACCAGCGCGGCCCGACGCGCTGGGTGCTGAAGTCCCCGCAGCACCTCGAGCAGTTCCGGCCGCTCATGACGACGTACCCGGACGCGACCGTCGTCGTCACGCACCGCGATCCCGTCTCGATCACGGCGTCCTTCTGCACGATGGTGACGTACACGGCGCGCATGAGCCAGGAACGTGTCGACCCGCACCGGTTCGGCGCGTACTGGTCGCGCATCATCGAAGACTTCCTCACGGCCGCGTGCCGCGATCGCGACGTGCTCCCGGCGGATCAGTCGCTCGACGTCCGGTTCGACGAGTTCATGGCCGACGACGTCGCGACGGTGCGCGCGATCTACGACCTGGCCGATCAGCCGTTCACGCCCGAGGTCGAGAAGCTGATGCTCGCCTTCATGGCCGACCACCCGCGCGGGAAGTGGGGCGCGGTCACGTACGCGCTGTCCGACTTCGGTCTCGACGCGGGCGAGCGGCGCGCTGCCTTCCGTCAGTACTGCGAGCGCTTCGGCGTCCGGTCGGAGACCTGA
- a CDS encoding DUF1214 domain-containing protein — MADSESRAAFLELLDVLREASERCVGEERGITDPDDVGEGLRNLTHILQSGLYSHQEFDPERPVFRRIVSPTRSFTGDNPDALYFETPVAADREYVVRGALAGAVYTSFTMEAGAVEGKYATATAGVLNDADIDVDADGNYEIRLGGAPADRNWLGIPAEGGRITTRHYFEWPEPAATSQTLHVPLSIEARPPAGPRARWNDETVARAIRRVTNHVRGKTLDAPLPGELKPAFLSTVPNQFPKPVPPGNMAFAAFDAAYSLAPYYIGDDEALVITGRWPECRFANVCLWNRFSQMYDYTTKSVSRNRANTQLEADGSFRMVLAHRDPGLPNWLDTEGRNLGTVFWRYFLPQGDVETPQAEVVKLSSL, encoded by the coding sequence ATGGCGGACTCGGAGTCGCGTGCCGCGTTCCTGGAGCTGCTGGACGTGCTGCGCGAGGCGAGCGAGCGGTGCGTCGGCGAGGAACGCGGGATCACGGATCCCGACGACGTGGGCGAGGGGCTGCGCAACCTGACGCACATCCTCCAGAGCGGGCTCTACTCGCACCAGGAGTTCGACCCGGAGCGGCCGGTGTTCCGGCGCATCGTGTCGCCGACGCGCAGCTTCACGGGCGACAACCCGGACGCGCTGTACTTCGAGACGCCCGTGGCCGCCGACCGCGAATACGTCGTGCGCGGCGCGCTCGCGGGCGCGGTGTACACGTCGTTCACCATGGAAGCCGGCGCGGTGGAGGGGAAGTACGCGACCGCGACGGCGGGTGTCCTGAACGACGCCGACATCGACGTCGACGCCGACGGGAACTACGAGATCCGTCTCGGTGGCGCGCCCGCGGACCGCAACTGGCTCGGCATCCCGGCCGAGGGCGGCCGCATCACGACGCGCCACTACTTCGAGTGGCCCGAGCCCGCCGCCACCTCGCAGACGTTGCACGTCCCCTTGTCGATCGAGGCGCGCCCACCGGCGGGTCCGAGGGCGCGCTGGAACGACGAGACCGTCGCGCGCGCGATCCGTCGAGTGACGAACCACGTGCGGGGCAAGACGCTCGACGCGCCGCTACCCGGTGAGCTCAAGCCCGCGTTCCTCTCGACAGTCCCGAACCAGTTCCCGAAGCCCGTCCCGCCCGGGAACATGGCGTTCGCCGCGTTCGACGCGGCGTACTCACTCGCGCCGTACTACATCGGGGACGACGAGGCGCTCGTGATCACCGGTCGCTGGCCCGAGTGCCGCTTCGCGAACGTCTGCCTGTGGAACCGCTTCAGCCAGATGTACGACTACACGACGAAGTCGGTCAGCCGGAATCGTGCCAACACGCAGCTCGAGGCCGACGGGAGCTTCCGGATGGTGCTCGCGCACCGCGATCCGGGTCTGCCCAACTGGCTCGACACCGAGGGGCGCAACCTCGGCACGGTGTTCTGGCGCTACTTCCTCCCCCAGGGCGACGTCGAGACGCCGCAGGCCGAGGTGGTGAAGCTCTCGTCCTTGTGA
- a CDS encoding LLM class flavin-dependent oxidoreductase, whose amino-acid sequence MEVWLHSFSFAHRVAPAAADAERLGFDGFILADSQNLNADIWVELALAGAATSSIRIGPGVTNPETRDVAVTASAAATLHDETGGRAVLGLGRGDSALSQLGRRPVPLDRFEDALVDLQGYLAGDAVARDGTDSKIRWLPDDRLAKVPVSVAASGPRVIAIGARHAERIDFTVGAEHDRVRWAVGTARAAARERPVSLGAFVNVAVHDDRAVARDLVRGSTAILARFSAEGAPPNGLSDVTRTGITRLAAEYDPSRHGDASAPAARHLDDDFVDRFAAIGRADEVTERLAGLAALGIDRVIVVAGSLDADPGLVAESNARFAEQVLPALHDTR is encoded by the coding sequence ATGGAGGTCTGGCTGCACTCGTTCTCGTTCGCGCACCGGGTGGCACCCGCCGCAGCCGACGCCGAGCGGCTCGGTTTCGACGGCTTCATCCTCGCCGACAGTCAGAACCTCAACGCCGACATCTGGGTCGAGCTCGCGCTCGCCGGCGCGGCGACGTCGAGCATCAGGATCGGACCCGGCGTGACGAACCCCGAGACGCGCGACGTCGCGGTCACGGCGTCCGCCGCCGCGACGCTCCACGACGAGACCGGGGGTCGCGCGGTTCTCGGCCTGGGTCGGGGTGACTCGGCACTGTCGCAGCTCGGTCGCCGGCCCGTCCCGCTCGATCGGTTCGAGGACGCGCTCGTCGATCTGCAGGGGTACCTCGCCGGTGACGCGGTCGCGCGCGACGGCACCGACAGCAAGATCCGCTGGCTCCCCGACGACCGCCTGGCGAAGGTCCCGGTCTCGGTGGCGGCATCCGGACCGCGCGTGATCGCGATCGGGGCCCGTCATGCCGAGCGGATCGACTTCACCGTCGGAGCCGAGCACGACCGTGTCCGTTGGGCCGTCGGCACGGCGCGCGCGGCAGCACGAGAACGACCCGTCTCGCTCGGCGCCTTCGTCAACGTCGCGGTCCACGACGACCGGGCCGTCGCGCGCGACCTCGTGCGCGGCAGCACGGCGATCCTGGCCCGGTTCTCCGCGGAGGGCGCACCGCCCAACGGCCTCTCCGACGTGACGCGCACCGGCATCACGAGGCTCGCGGCCGAGTACGACCCGTCGCGTCACGGCGACGCGAGCGCACCTGCCGCGCGGCATCTCGACGACGACTTCGTCGACCGGTTCGCCGCGATCGGCCGCGCCGACGAGGTCACGGAGCGGCTCGCCGGGCTGGCCGCGCTCGGCATCGACCGCGTGATCGTCGTCGCGGGCTCGCTCGACGCGGACCCCGGCCTCGTCGCGGAGTCGAACGCGCGCTTCGCCGAGCAGGTCCTGCCCGCGTTGCACGACACGCGCTGA
- a CDS encoding DUF2786 domain-containing protein, translated as METQARSDVHHVLDLLDEAWVAARIGDVRRFDALVDCLAARPSRSTAHEIATVLEGAVVSAWSRGWQPADVTRFADRLLDDCAALLLRWVIASESASYERLGRRVAPDWMAQLAAIDAVRSWDAERPYLVQLGRSWRDALVAAVHVSGMLQRLRVLPRLVPPPSDWRIGQQRHDSSLPHALLDKVRALLAKAESTTFEAEAEAFTAKAQELMARHRIDRAVLDAHSGTREEAAGRRIWIDNPYADPKFVLLAQIGRANGCRAVFEKHLGFATVFGFPDDLDGVDELFTSLLVQATGALNRAGSKTDAYGRNRTARFRRSFLLSFAYRIGERLRETVDATVAAASADTGMALVPLLRARAEAAEAALDATFDASELRSIRLSASDGEGWVAGRVFADQADISVAAPIGRESA; from the coding sequence ATGGAAACGCAGGCGCGATCAGACGTGCATCACGTGCTCGACCTGCTGGACGAGGCGTGGGTCGCGGCGCGAATCGGTGACGTGCGTCGCTTCGACGCCCTCGTCGACTGCCTCGCGGCGCGTCCGAGCCGCAGTACCGCCCACGAGATCGCCACGGTGCTCGAGGGCGCGGTCGTGTCCGCCTGGTCGCGCGGCTGGCAACCGGCAGACGTCACTCGCTTCGCCGACCGTCTCCTCGACGACTGCGCCGCGCTGCTCCTCCGGTGGGTCATCGCGTCCGAGTCGGCGAGCTACGAGCGTCTCGGCCGGCGCGTCGCGCCCGACTGGATGGCCCAGCTCGCCGCGATCGACGCCGTGCGCAGTTGGGACGCCGAGCGTCCGTATCTCGTGCAGCTCGGGCGATCGTGGCGCGACGCGCTCGTCGCGGCTGTGCACGTCTCGGGGATGTTGCAGCGGCTGCGCGTGCTGCCCCGTCTCGTCCCGCCACCGAGCGACTGGCGCATCGGGCAGCAGCGCCACGACTCGTCGTTGCCGCACGCGCTCCTGGACAAGGTGCGCGCGCTGCTGGCCAAGGCCGAGTCGACGACGTTCGAGGCGGAGGCCGAGGCGTTCACCGCGAAGGCGCAGGAGCTGATGGCGCGTCACCGCATCGACCGCGCCGTCCTCGACGCCCACAGTGGCACCCGCGAGGAGGCCGCCGGTCGGCGAATCTGGATCGACAACCCGTACGCCGATCCGAAGTTCGTCCTCCTGGCGCAGATCGGACGCGCGAACGGCTGCCGTGCCGTCTTCGAGAAGCACCTCGGGTTCGCGACGGTGTTCGGCTTCCCGGACGACCTCGACGGTGTCGACGAGCTCTTCACGTCGCTGCTCGTCCAGGCGACCGGTGCCCTGAACCGGGCCGGGTCGAAGACCGACGCGTACGGTCGAAATCGCACCGCGCGCTTCCGCCGGTCGTTCCTGCTGTCCTTCGCCTACCGAATCGGCGAGCGGCTGCGCGAGACGGTCGACGCGACCGTCGCGGCAGCATCGGCGGACACCGGCATGGCGCTCGTGCCGCTGCTGCGAGCGCGAGCGGAGGCCGCGGAAGCCGCGCTCGACGCGACGTTCGACGCCTCGGAGCTCCGATCGATCCGTCTCTCGGCGTCCGACGGCGAAGGTTGGGTCGCGGGACGCGTGTTCGCGGACCAGGCCGACATCTCCGTGGCCGCGCCGATCGGGCGCGAGAGCGCGTGA
- a CDS encoding GNAT family protein — MTTLSGALVTLRRATHDDVPDLARLRATPQVHRWWRGGDDMVAAVEADLAEPGSTGYVILHDERVAGWIQWQAEEEPDYRHASIDVYVDPALHGRGIGTDAVRTLARHLFVDHGHHRITIDPAADNVVAIRCYTKVGFRPVGIMREAERGTDGTWHDSLLMDLLAGELTEA; from the coding sequence GTGACCACCCTGTCGGGTGCGCTCGTGACGCTGCGTCGCGCGACGCACGACGATGTGCCGGACCTCGCCCGGCTGCGCGCGACGCCGCAGGTCCACCGATGGTGGCGCGGTGGCGACGACATGGTCGCCGCGGTCGAGGCGGATCTCGCCGAGCCGGGCAGCACCGGCTACGTGATCCTCCACGACGAGCGCGTCGCCGGCTGGATCCAGTGGCAGGCCGAGGAGGAGCCGGACTACCGGCACGCGAGCATCGACGTCTACGTCGACCCCGCGCTGCATGGTCGCGGCATCGGCACCGACGCCGTCCGGACGCTCGCGCGCCACCTGTTCGTCGACCACGGCCACCACCGCATCACGATCGATCCCGCCGCCGACAACGTCGTCGCGATCCGTTGCTACACGAAGGTCGGCTTCAGGCCGGTCGGGATCATGCGGGAGGCCGAGCGCGGTACGGACGGGACCTGGCACGACAGCCTGCTGATGGACCTCCTCGCCGGCGAGCTGACCGAGGCATAG